From a region of the Planctomycetota bacterium genome:
- a CDS encoding DUF502 domain-containing protein has protein sequence MARKTFTADFRRFFLQGLRALGPTLITLAIIYYVLNFLWRSLGWYVIQAIKYGWVFALDRGWVDRTSYGYIERYWAEENWYTPVVGVVLALLIIYIVGLFVGNLIGQGLYRLGEKLVLRIPVVKQIYPAVKQVIDMFLADPSDKKAAGQFAGSRVVAVRYREVDLWSIGLVTGTGLSAFDKVAHEDAGADHMVTVFIPSSPTAFSGYVVVVPRHAVRELPMTVNEAMQLLVSGGVVQHSSETSQRAAAASTQSAKASAIAATTAPAADPVEPAPTKGAGV, from the coding sequence ATGGCCCGCAAGACCTTCACCGCCGACTTTCGCAGGTTCTTCCTGCAGGGATTGCGCGCGTTGGGGCCGACGCTGATCACGCTGGCGATCATTTACTACGTCCTGAACTTCCTCTGGCGATCGCTGGGGTGGTACGTGATCCAGGCGATCAAGTACGGCTGGGTGTTCGCGCTGGATCGTGGCTGGGTCGATCGCACGAGCTATGGCTACATCGAGCGGTACTGGGCCGAGGAAAACTGGTACACGCCCGTCGTTGGCGTGGTCCTGGCGCTGTTGATCATCTACATCGTCGGGCTGTTCGTCGGCAATCTCATCGGGCAAGGCCTCTACCGGCTCGGCGAAAAGCTCGTGCTGCGCATCCCCGTGGTCAAGCAGATTTACCCGGCGGTCAAGCAAGTGATCGACATGTTCCTGGCCGATCCAAGCGACAAGAAAGCCGCCGGCCAGTTCGCCGGGAGCCGCGTCGTCGCGGTGCGGTACCGGGAGGTGGACTTGTGGAGCATCGGGCTGGTGACCGGAACAGGGTTATCGGCCTTCGACAAGGTGGCACATGAAGACGCCGGCGCTGATCACATGGTCACCGTCTTCATCCCCAGCAGCCCCACCGCATTCAGTGGCTATGTCGTGGTGGTGCCCCGCCATGCGGTGCGTGAGTTGCCCATGACGGTCAACGAAGCCATGCAGTTGCTCGTCAGCGGCGGCGTGGTGCAGCACAGTTCGGAAACATCCCAACGAGCCGCGGCCGCATCGACGCAATCGGCCAAGGCTTCGGCGATCGCAGCCACTACCGCGCCGGCCGCCGATCCCGTCGAGCCCGCACCGACAAAGGGCGCGGGTGTTTGA
- a CDS encoding Glu/Leu/Phe/Val dehydrogenase — MTPDKTNRLSAAKAPADRFWQNANFYFSRVFDRMNVNEKWRDLLSSPKHITTVSCPIERDDGRIQTFTGYRVQHNNALGPYKGGLRMATSVDRDEVMALGMLQTWKNALVSLPYGGAKGGIVADPKLLSDREKEALIRRWTHEVFQVIGPQKDIPAPDMGTDAQCMAWVMDTYSSLVGHQVLGVVTGKPVSLGGSCGREEATGRGVMNVLRRYLQIVKDQTLKGKRVVVQGFGQVGFHAARLLAERGAIVIAVSDKFGGIFDENGLDIIRAGDYYAENGQLENCPDVDQLTNEELLTLDCDVLIPAAMENTVDAAVAPHIKASIIVEAANGPVTPGADEILRDAGVTILPDILANAGGVTVSYFEWVQGLDAYFWDLKRVQDELQKIMEAAFDRVNGMADEADCDYRTAAYTIAVQRVADAYEVKGLFP; from the coding sequence ATGACACCCGACAAGACCAACCGACTTTCCGCCGCCAAAGCCCCGGCCGACCGCTTCTGGCAGAACGCCAACTTCTACTTCTCACGCGTCTTCGACCGCATGAACGTCAACGAGAAGTGGCGTGACCTGCTCAGCAGCCCCAAGCACATCACCACCGTGAGTTGCCCGATCGAGCGCGACGACGGACGCATCCAGACCTTCACGGGGTATCGGGTCCAACACAACAACGCGCTGGGCCCGTACAAGGGCGGGCTGCGCATGGCCACCAGCGTCGACCGCGACGAGGTCATGGCGTTGGGCATGCTCCAGACCTGGAAGAACGCGCTCGTCAGCCTTCCCTACGGCGGGGCCAAGGGCGGCATCGTCGCAGACCCGAAGCTGCTCAGCGATCGCGAAAAGGAAGCACTCATTCGCCGTTGGACTCATGAGGTCTTCCAGGTCATCGGCCCACAGAAAGACATCCCCGCGCCCGACATGGGCACCGATGCCCAGTGCATGGCGTGGGTAATGGACACCTACTCGTCGCTCGTCGGCCATCAGGTGCTCGGCGTCGTCACCGGCAAGCCGGTCTCGCTCGGCGGAAGTTGCGGCCGTGAAGAAGCGACCGGCCGCGGCGTCATGAACGTACTCCGCCGATATCTGCAAATCGTCAAGGACCAAACGCTCAAGGGCAAGCGTGTCGTCGTGCAGGGCTTCGGTCAGGTCGGCTTCCACGCGGCCCGCCTGCTCGCCGAGCGCGGCGCGATCGTCATCGCCGTCAGCGACAAGTTCGGCGGTATCTTCGACGAGAACGGTCTCGACATCATCCGCGCCGGCGATTACTACGCCGAAAACGGCCAACTCGAGAACTGCCCCGACGTCGATCAACTCACGAACGAGGAACTTCTCACGCTCGACTGCGATGTGCTCATTCCCGCCGCGATGGAGAACACCGTCGACGCGGCCGTCGCCCCGCACATCAAGGCGAGCATCATAGTCGAAGCCGCCAACGGACCGGTCACGCCCGGAGCCGACGAGATCCTCCGCGACGCCGGCGTCACGATCCTGCCCGACATCCTCGCCAACGCCGGCGGTGTCACGGTCAGCTACTTCGAATGGGTGCAAGGCCTGGACGCCTACTTCTGGGATCTCAAGCGGGTGCAGGACGAGTTGCAGAAGATCATGGAAGCCGCGTTCGACCGGGTGAACGGGATGGCCGACGAGGCCGACTGCGACTACCGCACCGCCGCCTACACGATCGCCGTCCAACGGGTGGCCGACGCGTACGAAGTGAAGGGCCTGTTCCCGTGA
- a CDS encoding MOSC domain-containing protein, whose protein sequence is MHIISVNIGPRGTLQRGDKTEPSGFDKRPVDGAVHVGTLGIAEDTVVDTRFHGGPQRALLIYPAKHHDAWRQEGWDLPPGGFGENLTVDGVDENDARIGDVLVNGDLVLQVSQPRQPCWKIDARWETKGLTKRAMQTGRNGWYVRVLAEGQVQAGDTFELRERGDERFTVQAVHDAMVGRKDLDPYVRRSLANYEPLNPEWREALA, encoded by the coding sequence ATGCACATCATCTCCGTCAACATCGGTCCGCGTGGCACACTCCAGCGAGGTGACAAAACCGAACCCAGCGGGTTCGACAAGCGCCCCGTCGATGGCGCCGTCCACGTCGGCACGCTCGGCATCGCCGAGGACACCGTGGTGGACACCCGCTTTCACGGTGGTCCGCAGCGGGCGCTACTCATCTACCCGGCCAAACACCACGACGCGTGGCGGCAAGAAGGGTGGGATCTGCCGCCGGGGGGGTTCGGCGAGAACCTCACTGTCGACGGTGTCGACGAAAACGATGCACGCATTGGCGATGTGCTTGTCAACGGTGATCTCGTGCTGCAGGTCAGTCAGCCGCGTCAGCCGTGTTGGAAGATCGACGCGCGTTGGGAGACGAAAGGGCTCACCAAGCGCGCGATGCAGACCGGCCGCAACGGGTGGTACGTCCGCGTGCTGGCCGAGGGCCAAGTGCAAGCCGGCGATACGTTCGAGCTGCGCGAACGCGGCGACGAGCGGTTTACGGTGCAGGCCGTGCATGACGCGATGGTCGGGCGTAAAGACCTGGACCCGTACGTCCGGCGAAGTCTGGCGAACTACGAGCCGCTCAATCCCGAGTGGCGTGAGGCGTTGGCGTAG
- the rsmA gene encoding 16S rRNA (adenine(1518)-N(6)/adenine(1519)-N(6))-dimethyltransferase RsmA: MAQTKNQIRELLERARTRPKHRFGQNFMVDGNLTRVVADAGELTPDDTALEVGPGTGTLTDELLERAGKVVAFEIDRDLATLLRTRMDDPRFELIEGDALSNKHTLHPRLAELAPAGKLVANLPYNIASPLIIELLAGGCGLLAFTVQKEVADRLSAGPGSKIYGPLSVMAQALGSVEVMRTLPASAFWPPPKIVSSLVRIRRSPRVEDAAGFGVFVGRLFQQRRKMLRAIINVPAGFDETVRPERLSVDELIALHGFVAVDDDTRENRAGQ; encoded by the coding sequence TTGGCCCAAACCAAGAACCAAATCCGCGAGTTACTCGAACGCGCGCGCACCCGGCCCAAGCACCGGTTCGGGCAGAACTTCATGGTCGACGGCAATCTCACCCGTGTCGTCGCCGACGCCGGTGAACTCACGCCCGACGACACCGCCCTTGAGGTCGGCCCCGGTACCGGGACGCTCACCGACGAACTACTCGAACGGGCGGGCAAGGTCGTGGCTTTCGAGATCGACCGTGACCTTGCCACGCTGCTGCGAACGCGGATGGATGATCCGCGGTTCGAACTGATCGAGGGCGATGCGTTGTCGAACAAACACACGTTGCATCCCCGGCTCGCCGAACTCGCACCGGCCGGCAAGCTCGTGGCGAACCTGCCGTACAACATCGCGTCGCCGCTGATCATCGAGTTGCTCGCCGGTGGCTGTGGACTCCTGGCGTTTACGGTGCAGAAGGAAGTCGCCGATCGTCTCTCGGCAGGACCGGGATCGAAAATCTATGGGCCGCTGTCGGTGATGGCGCAGGCGCTGGGCTCGGTCGAGGTGATGCGGACGTTGCCGGCGAGTGCGTTCTGGCCGCCGCCGAAGATCGTGTCATCGCTGGTGCGGATCCGCCGGTCGCCGCGAGTCGAGGATGCGGCGGGGTTTGGCGTGTTCGTCGGCAGGCTGTTTCAGCAACGCCGCAAGATGCTCCGCGCGATCATCAACGTGCCCGCCGGCTTCGACGAGACGGTGCGTCCCGAGCGGTTGAGCGTCGACGAGTTGATCGCGCTACACGGGTTTGTCGCGGTGGATGATGACACCCGTGAGAATCGCGCCGGTCAGTAG
- a CDS encoding ABC-2 transporter permease codes for MLGLPNYLYRLIPANPILLRVVAVGGKRKRDLFVRCGYLALLIILVVIGVFSNAGDIAGTDLDDLSRSSVSIFKMLSYLQLALVALMAPVFTAGAITQEKDSQTYDILLTTPLSNGQIVLGTLLSRLFFVFALLLSGIPVFSITQIFGGVAIGDIVTSFGIAAATALVCGALAVGIATFKIGTRRTIFSFFMFVAIYMVGGLLLDRLAFFRPDIIEADGTIAAAQTSWLTGLHPFLALATVLEPDSYQPPTLAQLPAALRWWPVSWYLTQPVAFFITFMFVLSSTIVLPGIALLRRVAQSTGSVGGWFAKKLRVDGLKRDREPRRVWSNPIAWREAKTKASAAKASITRYGFILLGLAGAIILAVLYASEASTPGAYITANSYNPTNRTIALYGVEAGRYGIVPNANITLDQEPLAIDYLRGRYEVIGTNFVDRADGTKAIASLSLGEIQRTVSRTQVRQFLLGAVFLETVVILLIVTNAAASTVTREKEDGTLDLLLSTPITSKYYIWGKLRGLVSYVLPLVAVPAASVLIFVIYDVMATLTGNATREWTVFPEAVLLLPAMLVIMTAFASIVGMQMSLRLKTTVRSTLASIAIVLGVIGLLGFCGVTLVDNGGSGNPIPYAIAAFSPFTTMAVLIAPLSYGGPTFGAGDPSEIMLVRVVVILFTLVAVSAYTAVVWGMYRSMVKNFDMTIRRQHR; via the coding sequence ATGCTCGGCCTCCCCAACTACCTCTACCGCCTTATCCCAGCCAACCCGATCCTCTTGCGGGTCGTGGCTGTGGGGGGCAAGCGCAAGCGGGACCTGTTCGTCCGCTGCGGGTACCTGGCGCTGCTGATCATCCTCGTCGTCATTGGCGTCTTCTCCAATGCCGGCGACATCGCGGGAACCGACCTCGATGATCTTTCGCGTAGCTCGGTGAGCATCTTCAAGATGCTCTCGTACCTGCAACTGGCGCTCGTCGCGCTCATGGCTCCGGTGTTCACCGCCGGGGCGATCACGCAAGAGAAGGATTCACAGACCTACGACATCCTTCTGACCACGCCGCTGAGCAACGGGCAGATCGTTCTGGGCACCCTGCTCTCGCGGCTGTTCTTCGTCTTCGCCCTGCTGCTCTCGGGCATCCCAGTCTTCTCGATCACGCAGATCTTCGGCGGGGTCGCGATCGGGGACATCGTCACATCCTTCGGCATCGCCGCCGCGACGGCTTTGGTTTGCGGGGCGCTCGCCGTCGGTATCGCGACGTTCAAGATCGGCACGCGGCGGACGATTTTCTCGTTCTTCATGTTCGTCGCGATCTACATGGTCGGCGGTCTGCTGCTGGATCGGCTCGCGTTCTTCCGGCCCGACATCATCGAGGCCGACGGCACGATCGCCGCCGCGCAAACATCCTGGCTCACCGGACTGCATCCGTTCCTCGCGTTGGCGACCGTGCTCGAACCGGACAGCTATCAGCCACCGACCCTCGCACAGCTACCGGCGGCGCTGCGGTGGTGGCCGGTGTCGTGGTACCTGACCCAGCCGGTGGCGTTCTTCATCACGTTCATGTTCGTGCTGAGCTCGACGATCGTGCTACCCGGCATCGCGCTGCTGCGACGCGTCGCCCAATCGACCGGCAGTGTCGGTGGCTGGTTTGCGAAGAAGCTCCGGGTCGACGGACTCAAACGTGACCGCGAGCCGCGCCGTGTCTGGTCCAACCCCATCGCCTGGCGTGAGGCAAAGACCAAGGCGTCCGCGGCGAAGGCCTCGATCACGCGGTACGGGTTCATCCTCCTGGGCCTAGCGGGCGCGATCATTCTTGCGGTGCTGTACGCATCCGAAGCCTCGACGCCGGGCGCGTACATCACGGCCAACAGCTACAACCCGACCAACCGCACGATCGCGCTCTACGGCGTGGAAGCCGGCCGGTACGGCATCGTGCCCAACGCCAACATCACGCTCGACCAAGAGCCGCTCGCGATCGACTACCTGCGTGGCCGCTACGAAGTCATCGGCACCAACTTCGTCGATCGTGCCGACGGCACCAAGGCGATCGCTTCGCTAAGCCTCGGCGAGATTCAACGCACTGTCAGTCGCACGCAGGTTCGCCAGTTTCTGCTCGGTGCGGTGTTCCTCGAAACGGTGGTCATCCTGCTGATCGTGACCAACGCCGCGGCGAGTACGGTAACGCGCGAAAAGGAAGACGGCACGCTCGACCTGCTGCTCTCGACGCCGATCACGAGCAAGTACTACATCTGGGGCAAGCTCCGCGGACTGGTGAGCTACGTGCTGCCGTTGGTCGCGGTGCCTGCGGCGAGCGTGTTGATCTTCGTGATCTACGACGTGATGGCGACGCTCACCGGCAATGCCACGCGCGAGTGGACCGTCTTCCCGGAAGCCGTCTTGTTGCTGCCGGCGATGCTCGTGATCATGACGGCGTTCGCGTCGATCGTCGGCATGCAGATGTCGCTGCGGCTCAAGACGACGGTGCGGTCCACGCTCGCGTCCATCGCGATCGTGCTCGGCGTCATCGGGCTGTTGGGATTCTGCGGTGTCACGCTCGTCGATAACGGCGGCAGCGGCAACCCAATCCCCTACGCCATCGCGGCTTTCAGCCCGTTTACCACGATGGCCGTGCTCATCGCCCCGCTCAGCTACGGCGGCCCGACGTTCGGGGCCGGCGACCCCAGCGAGATCATGCTCGTCCGCGTGGTCGTGATCCTCTTCACGCTCGTCGCCGTCAGCGCGTACACCGCCGTCGTCTGGGGCATGTACCGCAGCATGGTCAAGAACTTCGACATGACCATCCGCCGGCAGCACCGGTGA